CAATTCTGGCTTTTCAGTACACACACATCTATGGTACAGTAGCTTGATCACATAATATATTGTGAAGGCTTTCATTATTCTTCTAATATTCACACATGATTTGTAAACTCTCATCTTGGAGTAAATTAGAGTCTAAATTCAATAAATACTATACAAAGAACAATTACAAAGCAGCGTTGAGCAGGCTCAGACTGGGGAAGGGCTTGTATAGCAAAAGGTTTCTGTAAGAATCAGTTCTGAAGGCGAACAGGGAACGTGCAAAGTTCCCAAGACTTTGTTCCCTGTGCTTTGGCAAGTTCCCCAAAACGTGAGCAGCTAATGTTTCTGGGTCCGGAAAAGCATGTCCACAGGGAAAAGAAGGCATTGCCATGTCTTTGTCTGACCACGTCCACTTTCTAATAAACAGGAAGCGGGGCCTTTCTCTCTAGAAAGACAAGGGGCCACGTAGTTGCTTCTCATCTGTTGTACTTACATTCTGTTTGACTaaagtcataaaaacaaaaagagaatctttttctttttaaaccaagaCCTTTGGAGTTTGACCCTGGATGGCTAGTGAAGTGTATCTTATCCTCATTCCCTGTGTAAACTAGCCAGCCAGCATGTCAATGCTACTGGCTGTAGAAGAAACTCCCATGCCCTGGCAGGGCTTTTTCTCAGACCTGAATTTGGTGACAGAGGTTCCCTCACGGCAGAGGCCTCTCTTTGTGTTTAAGTCTCACAGTAAAGTTGGGACCTGTGTTTGTCTTATACTCTTATCACACTGATATTTCAACATTTCTCTCCACTTTATGTGGCATTTCCCTGGAGTCGCACAAAAACCTGTTAGGAAGCCACAAGTATTTGTGTGCTCAGTGCACAGAAGCCCAGGGAGAGTGGAATGATAGCTTCTTCAGGCCTCACCCTCCAACAGACTTGGGCAGGTTCTCTGCAAAACTCaaactcaataaaaatgtataatttatttttgtgtgtatgtgtgtgtgtgtatgtgtatgcagatAGGTgtaggtgcccttggaggccagaagagggcactctattctctagagctggaattacaggcagttgtgagctatctggtattgggtcttctgcaaaagcagcagttaagagctcttaaCTGTCAAGACACCCTCCAGTTCCCCTGAAACTTATCTGTGTGTGCCCATTAAATGATTCTCTTAAGTGCTagtatttgtaaaataaagaaaacaatacccCCTTTGATGCTCAGTTGAGAAAAAGACTACACTAACTTGGagtgtttattattttgaattgAATTTGGATTCCATtttgctgaaaaagaaaaatgtgtaagCAATCACAATAACTCCCTGGCTGAGTTACCTAAGAAAGAACTAGCAACTCCATCAGAAGCGTGGTACTGTGGCAAGGGCGCCATCACATCCACAATGCCAACCTATCAATGTCAACCTACCTTAGGCCTGAGGTTCTGCTGGGTGACAGTTTGAACTAGTAGTCAGTTTGATTTTCATTAGTATGTGTGCTATAAAGAACAAATGAATTAGAAAGACACCGTTGTGCAAAGGATGAGTAAAGAGGCCCTTTGCTCCTCTTCCGGACATCACCGGTCCCAACCCACCTACCACCCGGGCCCTCTGCCTTCTCAGACAGTCACACCCGACGAATATCACACCAGCAGCATTCCGTCTGCCCTGAATCAAAAAGTGAGGCACCGAAAGGTAAGTTACACTTTGGCAAGCAGGCGATCAGACAATTCTTTGCGTTTCTCTGAGGTAGTGGAATCCTAATAGTCTAACAGTTCAAAAGTGTCTCGGTTGCTGGACTAAGAAACAGGTAGAGagctggcctcgcactcacacCCTTTCAGAGACTAGTGGCTGTGATTAGCACATACTCCAAAGTCCTCTCCAGTAGTACCCTCATTGTTACATGGAAAACACGAAAACACCGCAGTTGCCACGTTAGGAGGGTGAGCATCGCTTCCTGAGGGCACAACTCATTATGACTTGAATTTAATCCCTGCATGTCTTTCCATAAAGTGCCTGGAGCAGTGtcaggtgctcaataaatgtgaTATCACTAAACATTTGAGATCTCTGACTCAGTAGGAGAACAAGCAAAACCAACATTCAAAACCCAACCAACTGCAGGCTCACAGTCCATGCATGGAATTCTAGAGAAGGTCCAACCTTGGAAAGCATTAAGTTCTGATGTTGTTGGGCAAGGCTTGGGTCCACAATTCCATCTTAACTCTTTGTGTTAGACATTCCCAGCTCCATGGTGCTTTTACGATGGTGTGTGACTCTGGGTTTTCTACCTGTAATGAACTTTTGTGAAGACAAAGTGATGAGCTTTCTCTGTTGTTCTTCAAGTTTTTCTGCTAGACATTTAACCAAGACGGGGTCCACTTTAGAATCAAATTTATTAGCAAACCAATGCCCCTGTTTTATAAGCCATCGTAATTCTGCAGCGCCATAGATACACACACTTCGAAGGTGCGAGCCAGTgcaattgggatagaagaagccTTCATAATAATTCCATTTGACCAGGCGGGTCTTACTCTGTAGGTCAGATACATCCTGGGCCGATCTGGAAATTTCTCCCGGTATTCCTGGTATCCGGGTCAAGGTAGCCCAAAAGTGTTCATCGGGAGAGTATGTATCTTTAGACCAGGCAAAAAAGTCTTCAACGAGGGAGCTATTGAAGATATATTTAACAAATGCCTGACTTAGAACAAAATAGGCACTGCCTACGAACACCTCAATGTTATGAGGTGGAGCCTCCTTGGAGATGTTTGTCCTTACTGGGAGCTTCATGTATTCGTAAGGCACCGATCTGAGCTCATGATGGTAGGTAAACCTTTCCATTTTGCCAGTAGGAGGTTTCACCGTCTCTAACATATTCTGGCCTTGGAGTTTTTTCAGCTCTGACACTAATTCGAAATTTGACTTGAGGGGAAAGTCTTGCCCACACAGGTTGATGACATACTTCCACTGAACTGAAGATTTGAGAAGGTCTGATAGGCAATTCAAGTCAGCCTGGAGCCTGGATATGTGGGCATACTCCACAGCCTCCAGTCTGGAAGCGATGAAGATATTGGAGAAGCACTTAGCTAAGTTGTTCATGGCGGTTTTGAACTCGTTTGGTGACTTCAGGTCATAGTGGATGCAGTAAAGATTGTGCTTGTTGTAAATAGCGTGAATTAGCCTCTCAACCATAATCGCATCTTTGTGGACGACCAGCGAGTAGGCTATTGGGAAGCTCTTTTCCTCTCTTGAAACAAGCTTCTCATGGTACCGTCTGAGGGTCTGATAAATATCACAGTCGCTGGTCATCGCCACAACGTCGCCATCCTCCAGGTCGATGATGTTTTGTCTTCTGATTTCCAAACTCTTGCCGATCTCCAAAGGCTCCTGCTCGTAGATCCCTGAGCAGTTAACTTCATACCTGACTTCATCCCGAATGGGGGGGAACCTGTTCCTCACAAAAGGGGAGGTACTTAGGGAATATTCAACTAAGTAAATGTCTCTTTGAGGGAAGAGGAGCCGGCCCACATTCAGAAGCTTTAACAAGGAGAGCAGCCATAGTGTTAAGAAGAGGACGAAGAGCTTCTGCTGGAGTGTGTATTTAGAGCAACATCTGAATATCTTCATTCTGCAGAGGAGAAAGGGATGGCAGCTGTTATTAACTAATATGAGGAGAAAAATTCAGCTTAATCTAAAGTTTATTGGGTACCACCTACTACATGCCACACAGAGGGCTGAATCCAAAGATAAAGGAAGCAAAGTCCTGAGCAAATCcagaaataatgaaatagaaCTATATTGTCAGGGAACTTTGTGAAGGTCGGTGTTAACTGACATTAGCTCATTTAGAGAGATGCTGGTTATCAACCAGAGCGGATGATAATAACCAGCCGTTCACTGGTACAGTGGAGGGCTGGCTCCAGGACTTCCAGGTGATGGGCAAGATCCGCAGAAGCCCAAGTTCCTGAGATAAAATAACttaatatttgcatataacctaTACACAATTTCCTACatgcctttctctgtttctagGCAACCTACGATACCTAATGCGGAACCCACGCAATGCTTGTTCACGAGGATTCATCACAACACTGGGTTCAGGGCAAATTCAAGTTTTGCTTCTAGGAACTCCCTATAATTTCCCTTTTCAGGTTTTCTAATGAGTTTTGCTGAATTTGCAGACAAGTGGCCCACAGATACGAAAGGTTGATTACACACTGCGTCTCGTACAGTCTGCATCTCGTCTTAGCATATTTGAGGCAGGGTTACCGTGGTTTGGGTAGCAGCTGAGAGAACTAGATGAATCAAGAGACTCTCAGAGATGCAGTGACTCACTTGAAGCCCAAACGATCATTGAGCTTCATCCAACCTTTGGATGTTGacgatggaggccagaggtcagttaGGAAAAGTTCAGAAAAACCCCACTTCAGGAGTCACATCAGACAGACTGTAAAAACTGCATAAACCTTCTTTCTTTACTTGTTAGTCCCCATTTCCTCATAGGAATTAGCAATATAACCTTCAGATTGGGAAAGGGTCAACACTCGTTCAGGGTAGAGTTATAAAAGTGGCCTTGGATTTACAGTGTGTTGCCTTGAAGCTGAAAgagtcagcccccccccccccacagctttGTAATAGTAGGCAGAAACGACCTTGAGCCAGAGTGACCAAGACTCAATTACTGTGTGTATTTGGAAGAGCAAAAACTAAGACCTGACAGTAGACCAAGACCCCCGAGCTGAGGCCCTCATTCAACAAAGATGCTGTCTGGACCTGGCAGTGGCGTGGAGAAGATGGGATAAATCTGAAGCGTGTTTACCACCCGATCTGTGAATGCACACGTGAGCTGAATGGAAGGCGATTACTCTCTCACTAGATTCCGAGTGGATGGCCTCACCATGTGTGGAGACGGACACCAGGACAGCAAGCAGGGCAAGCCCCGTTCTGACTGCACTGATCCCGAGTGCCTTCAGAATTTCCACACGGACATGCCCACCAGGGGACCAGAACGGCCACCACCTAAGTTTGGGTGggaggtgagggctggagagaaatgGAGTTGAAAACCGTGGTAGTCAGGCTGAGTACGGAGGAGACAGCAGTGAGCTGAGAAAGGGCCTCCAGGCAGCCGCAGAGCATAGGCTGGGAAGCGGCTCGAGGAAATGGAACCCTGCAGCACAGATGAAGGGCACCAAGTTGCAGACTCGGAAgtctgaacacacatgtgcagagaTGCTGTGCTGTGATGAACTGAGACAGGAGATGAGTCGATTCCCAGTGTGCTTTGAGGGTCCCGGCTCTTAATTAGCATAAATTAATCTTTCCCTTGGCCAAGTGAGATGTTTAAAGAGACTGACACAGGCTCCCAGAGCTAGCATGCAGTGGTTGGTTAACCTAACAACCAGCTTCAGATTTACATAAAGAGATAAGGGCCAGCTGTCTGCCTGTTGCCAGGGCCTCAGCATCTACGTTCCTGCCTTTCTTGGGTTCAGTGAGTTTGAGCTGCCAGGAAGCCAGGCAAAACAGGCCAGTCCCAGAGGACTGGGCAATGgcaggtggggtgtgtgtgctctAAAAAGCCCTCTGGAACTGGCTCTTACTCTCTGCTCTGGCCTTTTCTGGTCAGGGACAGGGGTGAGTtccaaaagagaaaggggaggcacTGGGACAGCCCAGGCCTGTCCTGGCTCTCTGAATGTCTGTCTGCTCCCCAGAGATCTTTCAGGAAGATAAGCTTGTCTGGCTAGGGCCAGACAAGAGGCACCTTCCAGTATTAGTAACCTGTCCCAAGTCAAAATAAAACTATTCTTATCCCAACCATGGTCCTTTAACTAAAAGCGCCTCAGTGTGGGGGGAAGGACACAAAGCTGGGTGGCTAGGGAAGAGGGGGGACCTGGGAAGaattgggggaaggaaggagaatatgatcaaagcatGTGGTATAAAATTCACAAAGAACAAGGAAGGAGCTTGCAAAAAgaggaattaagaaaaaaaaagtaaaaggccGCGGAGGTGGCATGCCCTCAGATTTAATGAGTTCCTGCCAGTTCCTAAACAGGGACACTGGCCTGTTTCCAAGCTGCTGGCCGTGCTGAGAAAGCAGTCCTGTATCCTGGGCCCCAGCCGAGGGAAAGCTCCTCTAGGAGGCCCAAGGAGACTAAAATCCCCAGCTTTGGCTTGGCCTTGgccttctcctgctcctgcactcaGTGAGCTTGAGCTTAGCCAGTGGGCTCTGCAGAGGACAGCATGATCCCACTCGCAGCTGCAGGGGTGAAGGTGAACAGCACCTATAAATTACAGTCCCCCATCCTCCTGTCACCTGCAGCCCAGACCTG
Above is a window of Microtus pennsylvanicus isolate mMicPen1 chromosome 6, mMicPen1.hap1, whole genome shotgun sequence DNA encoding:
- the Gcnt4 gene encoding beta-1,3-galactosyl-O-glycosyl-glycoprotein beta-1,6-N-acetylglucosaminyltransferase 4, encoding MKIFRCCSKYTLQQKLFVLFLTLWLLSLLKLLNVGRLLFPQRDIYLVEYSLSTSPFVRNRFPPIRDEVRYEVNCSGIYEQEPLEIGKSLEIRRQNIIDLEDGDVVAMTSDCDIYQTLRRYHEKLVSREEKSFPIAYSLVVHKDAIMVERLIHAIYNKHNLYCIHYDLKSPNEFKTAMNNLAKCFSNIFIASRLEAVEYAHISRLQADLNCLSDLLKSSVQWKYVINLCGQDFPLKSNFELVSELKKLQGQNMLETVKPPTGKMERFTYHHELRSVPYEYMKLPVRTNISKEAPPHNIEVFVGSAYFVLSQAFVKYIFNSSLVEDFFAWSKDTYSPDEHFWATLTRIPGIPGEISRSAQDVSDLQSKTRLVKWNYYEGFFYPNCTGSHLRSVCIYGAAELRWLIKQGHWFANKFDSKVDPVLVKCLAEKLEEQQRKLITLSSQKFITGRKPRVTHHRKSTMELGMSNTKS